One region of Termitidicoccus mucosus genomic DNA includes:
- the dnaG gene encoding DNA primase produces the protein MSAIKPTCIRDLKFRVNVVDVVSRVVTLRKAGGRFKGLCPFHQEKTPSFHVDPDKGFYKCFGCGKAGDIITFVRETEQLTFTEAVETLGKRFAVPIEYEEGSGPSREERSLRQELFDLHDAATDHFHQIFKAREAAGDFMRGYWTDSRRFSMELAEEFKIGAVGSDGGGLAGALLKKKFSEEALRRCGLFFIYDDQMITLGALRPRFRGRLMIPIRDHQGRVVAFTARQTGLTPEDDPAREAKYVNSPETPVFTKGNVLFNLDHARTAVGEGRPFVLVEGQLDAMRCWNVGLKTAVAPQGTAITDNQLALLRRYHPQVECLFDGDSAGQKAALRFLPLALKTGLEVQFLALAGDVKVDPDDLFRERGIAAYDELRRHALSAMAFACRSILAAPEDASAEQKSRACQALFEIISATGSEVTRAEFLSEIATRLRLPLPAVQRDFDAFRRHGQARAQSVAAAQARAHADGGEPQSSADSEHGAGFESASGGAPGLAARRLVDLADTPEYHLLLLCLHFEEFGKSIAHTLPHEWIDTSHLAGMLLNRFLNEFEHDAWPGREHLDTLIEDEQEKTLLASLLFDRPPIEEPARVINQALTQIRARVLEPELRQIELALASHNADSRVDAISLIKRRTELQRQLRAPFGLPAVA, from the coding sequence ATGTCCGCCATCAAACCCACTTGCATCCGCGATCTGAAGTTTCGCGTGAATGTCGTGGACGTGGTTTCGCGTGTCGTGACGCTGCGCAAGGCCGGCGGACGCTTCAAGGGACTCTGCCCGTTTCACCAGGAGAAAACGCCCTCGTTCCACGTCGATCCCGACAAGGGCTTTTATAAATGCTTCGGCTGCGGCAAGGCGGGCGACATCATCACGTTCGTGCGCGAGACCGAGCAGCTCACGTTCACCGAGGCGGTCGAGACGCTCGGCAAGCGTTTTGCCGTGCCCATCGAATACGAGGAAGGCTCCGGCCCGTCGCGCGAGGAGCGTTCGCTGCGGCAGGAATTGTTTGATTTGCATGACGCGGCGACGGACCATTTTCACCAGATTTTCAAGGCCCGCGAAGCGGCCGGCGACTTCATGCGCGGCTACTGGACGGACTCCCGGCGTTTCTCCATGGAACTGGCCGAGGAATTCAAGATCGGCGCGGTCGGAAGCGACGGCGGCGGGCTCGCGGGCGCGTTGCTGAAAAAGAAGTTTTCCGAGGAGGCGCTGCGCCGCTGCGGGCTGTTTTTCATCTACGACGACCAGATGATCACGCTCGGCGCGCTGCGCCCCCGTTTTCGCGGACGGCTGATGATTCCCATCCGCGACCACCAGGGGCGAGTGGTGGCGTTCACCGCGCGCCAGACCGGACTCACGCCCGAGGACGACCCGGCGCGCGAGGCCAAATACGTCAACTCGCCCGAGACGCCCGTCTTCACGAAAGGCAACGTCCTCTTCAACCTCGACCACGCCCGCACCGCCGTCGGCGAAGGCCGCCCGTTCGTGCTCGTGGAGGGCCAGCTCGACGCGATGCGTTGCTGGAACGTCGGCCTGAAAACCGCCGTCGCGCCGCAAGGCACCGCCATCACTGACAACCAGCTCGCGCTGCTCCGCCGCTACCATCCGCAAGTCGAATGCCTGTTCGACGGCGACAGCGCGGGGCAGAAGGCCGCGCTGCGTTTTCTGCCACTCGCGCTCAAGACCGGGCTGGAGGTGCAATTCCTCGCCCTCGCCGGCGACGTGAAAGTTGACCCGGACGACCTGTTCCGCGAGCGCGGCATCGCCGCTTATGACGAACTCCGCCGACACGCGCTCAGTGCGATGGCCTTCGCCTGCCGCAGCATTCTGGCCGCCCCCGAGGATGCATCCGCCGAGCAAAAATCCCGGGCATGCCAGGCGCTCTTTGAGATCATTTCCGCCACCGGCTCGGAAGTCACGCGGGCGGAGTTTCTGTCCGAAATCGCCACCCGCCTGCGCCTGCCGCTCCCGGCCGTGCAACGCGATTTCGACGCCTTCCGCCGCCATGGCCAGGCCCGCGCGCAAAGCGTCGCCGCCGCCCAAGCCCGCGCCCATGCGGATGGCGGGGAACCCCAGTCGTCAGCCGACTCGGAACACGGCGCGGGTTTCGAGTCCGCGTCAGGAGGCGCGCCCGGCCTCGCGGCCCGGCGTCTGGTCGACCTCGCCGACACGCCCGAATACCACCTGCTGTTGCTTTGCCTGCATTTCGAGGAATTCGGCAAATCCATCGCGCATACGCTTCCCCATGAATGGATTGACACCTCGCACCTGGCCGGGATGCTGCTCAATCGCTTCCTGAACGAATTCGAGCACGACGCCTGGCCCGGCCGCGAGCACCTCGACACGCTCATCGAGGATGAGCAGGAAAAAACCCTCCTCGCCTCCCTCCTCTTCGACCGCCCGCCCATCGAGGAACCCGCCCGCGTCATCAACCAAGCCCTCACCCAAATCCGCGCCCGTGTTCTGGAGCCCGAACTTCGTCAAATAGAACTTGCTCTGGCCAGTCACAATGCGGACAGTAGGGTTGACGCAATTTCTCTCATAAAACGACGTACTGAACTTCAAAGGCAACTGCGGGCTCCGTTCGGATTACCCGCCGTCGCCTGA
- the dnaE gene encoding DNA polymerase III subunit alpha, translating into MSAPAKDFVHLHVHTDRSLLDGCCRIDRLVDYAASLGQTALALTDHGNLYGVIDFYTETKKKNIKPLIGCEIYLVEGSRLDKNGRAEEGKSWYHLGLLARNLEGYQNLLKLVSDAHLRGFYYKPRADWETLAKYSGGLIAFSGCLAAIVPQHLLHGREEEARKAAARFIDIFGRENFIIELQDHGLPEQRKIIPGLLKIAEEFNLTVIASNDVHYVRATDAAPHDAMLCIQTGAKLDDPDRMRFDTQEFYLKSHDEMAKLFAEVPESITNTRLVAEMCDLAIPFPKGSERYPRYPLPPEINSKYSPSEYLLQLCIAGLHRRYGTDHAAVSQHPVVAERLAKLQNLPPGEKPQPPDYSGLTHDELLVVRMAYELSIINVTGFVDYFLVVWDFINWAKEHGIPVGPGRGSGAGCLVAYTLGITNLDPIRFGLLFERFLNPERVSPPDFDIDFCMRRREEVIDYVREKYGRDCVANIITYGTLGAKMALRDIARVNNLPFAESDRLAKMIPDELNISLSDSIAKSAELAGEIARNPVAKRIIDTALVVEGMVRNTGKHAAGIIITDKPLDEFVPLSLQEEDVTVQYDMGAVTKLGLLKMDFLGLKTLTVIADAVDNVRATVPGQQKFDIDAIPLDDPKTYELLNAGKTVGVFQLESTGMQNASRQVGISTIDDINAISALYRPGPMQFIPDYARGKKDPSSIVWPHPLLKPILTETFGIIVYQEQVMECARIIAGYSLGGADMLRRAMGKKDAEAMAKERVKFVEGAKRVNNIDEKKANEIFDLLNKFAQYGFNKSHSAAYALIAYQTAYLKANHPVQFMAAVLTAELGNAEKVSHFISEAESMGITVLGPDVNESGSNFTPVGGKIRFGLAGVKGVGEQAALKIIEERSANGPYDDFDHLVNRVDGRAINKRVLEHLVKTGAFDYSGASRKQLFDGIDAALAAAASTARDRAAGQSSLFDLLAEPQPSLGKRGQGTIENRKSKIENSPPDFAPAERLQFEKELLGFYVSGHPLNTYAGLLEAIDTCDITRLLELGDRMEFRICGIAGAVGKKLSKKDNRPWSPFVLSTKTASLPINMFANAYAEYGANLGENALVVVLGNILVGQEGPRVNLKELYPLENYVPGVIRKVRWLLRPDHPEAPDFLRTLRATIDKNTGTTHTDIAFLFEDRVATISEASTALAWKLHPDTYHALRQHPAVAGVQIEVKPLELKQERRWGRRG; encoded by the coding sequence GTGTCCGCTCCCGCCAAAGACTTCGTCCATCTCCACGTCCACACCGACCGCAGCCTCCTCGACGGCTGCTGCCGCATCGACCGGCTCGTGGATTACGCCGCCAGCCTCGGACAGACCGCCCTCGCCCTCACCGACCACGGCAACCTCTACGGTGTCATAGACTTCTATACCGAGACCAAAAAGAAAAACATCAAGCCCCTCATCGGCTGCGAGATCTACCTCGTCGAAGGTTCGCGGCTCGACAAAAACGGACGCGCCGAGGAGGGCAAATCCTGGTATCACCTCGGCCTGCTCGCCCGCAACCTTGAGGGCTACCAGAACCTCCTCAAGCTCGTCTCCGACGCCCACCTCCGCGGCTTCTACTACAAGCCGCGCGCCGACTGGGAAACGCTCGCCAAGTATTCCGGCGGCCTCATCGCCTTCAGCGGCTGCCTCGCCGCCATCGTCCCGCAGCACCTCCTGCACGGCCGCGAGGAAGAGGCCCGCAAGGCCGCCGCGCGCTTTATCGACATTTTCGGGCGCGAAAACTTCATCATCGAGCTTCAGGACCACGGCCTCCCCGAGCAGCGCAAAATCATCCCCGGCCTCCTCAAAATCGCCGAGGAATTCAACCTCACCGTCATCGCCTCCAACGACGTCCACTACGTCCGCGCCACCGACGCCGCCCCGCACGACGCCATGCTCTGCATCCAGACCGGCGCCAAGCTCGACGACCCCGACCGCATGCGTTTCGACACGCAGGAGTTTTACCTGAAATCGCACGACGAGATGGCCAAGCTCTTCGCCGAGGTGCCCGAGTCCATCACCAACACCCGCCTCGTCGCCGAGATGTGCGACCTCGCCATCCCCTTCCCCAAGGGCTCCGAGCGCTACCCGCGCTATCCGCTCCCGCCCGAGATCAATTCCAAGTATTCACCCTCCGAATACCTGCTTCAACTTTGCATCGCGGGCCTCCATCGCCGCTACGGCACCGACCACGCCGCCGTCAGCCAGCACCCGGTCGTCGCCGAGCGCCTCGCCAAACTCCAAAATCTCCCGCCCGGCGAAAAGCCCCAGCCCCCCGACTACTCCGGCCTCACCCACGACGAACTCCTCGTCGTGCGCATGGCCTACGAACTCTCCATCATCAACGTCACCGGCTTCGTGGACTACTTCCTCGTCGTCTGGGACTTCATCAACTGGGCCAAGGAGCACGGCATCCCCGTCGGCCCCGGACGCGGCTCCGGCGCCGGTTGCCTCGTCGCCTACACGCTCGGCATCACCAACCTCGACCCCATCCGTTTCGGCCTCCTCTTCGAGCGCTTCCTCAACCCCGAGCGCGTCTCCCCGCCCGACTTCGACATCGACTTCTGCATGCGCCGCCGCGAGGAGGTCATCGACTACGTCCGCGAGAAATACGGCCGCGACTGCGTGGCCAACATCATCACCTACGGCACGCTCGGCGCGAAAATGGCCCTCCGCGACATCGCCCGCGTCAACAACCTCCCCTTCGCCGAGTCCGACCGCCTCGCGAAGATGATCCCCGACGAGCTCAACATCTCCCTCTCCGACTCCATCGCGAAATCCGCCGAGCTCGCCGGCGAGATCGCCCGCAACCCCGTGGCCAAGCGCATCATCGACACCGCCCTCGTCGTCGAAGGCATGGTGCGCAACACCGGCAAGCACGCTGCCGGCATCATCATCACCGACAAGCCGCTCGACGAATTTGTCCCCCTCTCCCTCCAGGAGGAAGACGTCACCGTCCAATACGACATGGGCGCCGTCACCAAGCTCGGCCTGCTCAAGATGGACTTCCTCGGCCTGAAAACCCTCACCGTCATCGCCGACGCCGTCGACAACGTCCGCGCCACCGTCCCCGGACAGCAGAAATTCGACATCGACGCCATCCCGCTCGACGACCCGAAGACCTACGAACTGCTCAACGCGGGCAAGACCGTCGGCGTGTTCCAGCTCGAATCCACCGGCATGCAGAACGCCTCGCGCCAGGTCGGCATCTCCACCATCGACGACATCAACGCCATCTCCGCGCTCTACCGCCCCGGCCCGATGCAGTTCATCCCCGACTACGCGCGCGGCAAAAAAGACCCCTCCTCCATCGTCTGGCCCCACCCGCTCCTCAAGCCCATCCTCACCGAGACCTTCGGCATCATCGTCTATCAGGAGCAGGTCATGGAGTGCGCCCGCATCATCGCCGGCTATTCCCTCGGCGGCGCCGACATGCTCCGCCGCGCCATGGGCAAAAAGGACGCCGAGGCCATGGCCAAGGAACGCGTCAAATTCGTCGAAGGCGCCAAGCGCGTGAACAACATCGACGAGAAAAAAGCCAACGAGATCTTCGACCTGCTCAACAAATTCGCCCAATACGGCTTCAACAAGTCGCATTCCGCGGCCTACGCCCTCATTGCCTACCAGACCGCCTACCTGAAGGCCAACCACCCCGTCCAATTCATGGCCGCCGTGCTCACCGCCGAGCTCGGCAACGCCGAAAAAGTCTCCCACTTCATCTCCGAGGCCGAGTCCATGGGCATCACCGTCCTCGGCCCCGACGTCAACGAGTCCGGCTCCAACTTCACCCCCGTCGGCGGCAAGATCCGCTTCGGCCTCGCCGGCGTGAAAGGCGTCGGCGAGCAAGCCGCTCTGAAGATCATCGAGGAACGCTCCGCCAACGGGCCCTACGACGACTTCGACCACCTCGTCAACCGCGTCGATGGCCGCGCCATCAACAAGCGCGTCCTCGAGCACCTCGTGAAGACCGGCGCGTTTGATTACAGCGGCGCGTCCCGCAAGCAACTCTTCGACGGCATCGACGCCGCGCTGGCCGCCGCCGCGTCCACCGCCAGGGACCGCGCCGCCGGCCAGTCCAGCCTCTTCGACCTCCTCGCCGAGCCCCAGCCTTCCCTCGGAAAACGCGGACAGGGAACAATCGAAAATCGAAAATCGAAAATCGAAAATTCTCCCCCGGATTTCGCCCCGGCGGAACGCCTCCAATTCGAAAAGGAGCTTCTCGGCTTCTACGTCAGCGGCCATCCGCTCAACACCTACGCCGGCCTCCTCGAGGCGATCGACACCTGCGACATCACCCGGCTCCTCGAACTCGGCGACCGCATGGAATTCCGCATCTGCGGCATCGCCGGCGCGGTCGGCAAGAAACTCTCCAAAAAAGACAACCGCCCCTGGTCGCCCTTCGTCCTCTCGACCAAGACCGCCAGCCTGCCCATAAACATGTTCGCCAACGCCTACGCGGAATATGGCGCCAACCTGGGCGAGAACGCCCTCGTGGTCGTCCTCGGCAACATCCTCGTCGGCCAGGAGGGGCCCCGCGTGAACCTGAAGGAATTGTATCCACTGGAAAACTACGTTCCCGGCGTCATCAGGAAAGTCCGCTGGCTCCTGCGCCCCGATCATCCCGAAGCGCCGGATTTTCTGCGCACGCTCCGCGCGACCATCGACAAAAACACGGGCACCACGCACACGGACATCGCCTTCCTCTTCGAGGACCGGGTCGCGACGATTTCCGAGGCCTCGACGGCGCTGGCCTGGAAACTCCATCCCGACACCTACCACGCCCTCCGCCAGCATCCCGCCGTCGCCGGGGTCCAGATCGAGGTCAAGCCCCTTGAGCTGAAACAAGAGCGCCGCTGGGGCCGGAGGGGATAG
- a CDS encoding homoserine dehydrogenase yields the protein MQQINIGMIGGGTVGSGVFHALQHKGALMTSRIGVKLKITKVAVKAIDEPRPYKIPASVLTTDWTSVVNDPKVQVVIELMGGIGLAKKVVLDALALGKPVITANKALISECGPELFAAAEKNNTNLYYEASVAGGIPIIKSMREALVGNRFTHIYGIVNGTCNYILTRMKNEKAEFEAILKDAQQHGYAEAEPSLDVDGLDAMHKTHILASLAHGFWVDKKKILVEGIRSISQTDIQFAEKLGYTIKLLGIVKETGPEKAPKVQISVYPALIPQHHVLANVNDVFNAVFVRGDVVGDTLFYGRGAGKDATASAVLSDIADAAQDIVNNTPRRVPAFVNYGAQAAVLPSDEGISHYYIRVGVLDKPGVLARVAAIFRDNKISIASVVQPESQAVNNVPLIITTHETKESALQKALREISRLPEVKTKPVVLRVENFE from the coding sequence ATGCAGCAAATAAACATCGGCATGATTGGCGGCGGCACCGTGGGCAGCGGCGTGTTTCACGCGCTTCAACACAAGGGCGCCCTCATGACGTCGCGCATCGGCGTGAAGCTCAAGATCACCAAGGTCGCGGTCAAGGCCATCGACGAACCGCGCCCCTACAAGATTCCCGCCTCCGTGCTCACGACCGACTGGACGAGCGTCGTGAACGACCCGAAGGTGCAAGTCGTCATCGAGCTGATGGGCGGCATCGGGCTCGCCAAAAAGGTCGTCCTCGACGCCCTCGCGCTCGGCAAGCCCGTCATTACCGCCAACAAGGCGCTCATCTCGGAATGCGGCCCGGAACTCTTCGCCGCCGCGGAGAAAAACAACACCAACCTTTACTACGAAGCCAGCGTCGCGGGCGGCATTCCCATCATCAAGAGCATGCGCGAGGCGCTCGTGGGCAACCGTTTCACGCACATCTACGGCATCGTGAACGGCACCTGCAATTACATCCTCACGCGCATGAAAAACGAGAAGGCCGAATTCGAGGCCATTCTCAAGGACGCGCAGCAGCACGGCTACGCCGAGGCCGAGCCGTCGCTCGATGTCGACGGCCTCGACGCGATGCACAAGACCCACATCCTCGCCTCGCTCGCGCACGGCTTCTGGGTGGACAAGAAAAAAATCCTCGTCGAGGGCATCCGCTCGATCTCCCAGACCGACATCCAGTTTGCCGAGAAACTCGGCTACACGATAAAACTTCTCGGCATCGTGAAGGAAACCGGCCCGGAGAAAGCGCCGAAGGTGCAGATTTCCGTTTACCCCGCCCTCATCCCGCAGCATCACGTGCTCGCCAACGTGAACGACGTGTTTAACGCCGTCTTCGTGCGCGGCGATGTTGTGGGCGACACGCTTTTCTACGGACGCGGCGCGGGCAAGGACGCCACCGCGAGCGCCGTGCTCAGCGACATCGCCGACGCCGCGCAGGACATCGTGAACAACACGCCGCGGCGCGTGCCCGCGTTTGTGAACTACGGGGCGCAGGCGGCGGTGCTGCCCTCGGACGAAGGGATTTCGCACTATTACATCCGCGTGGGCGTGCTGGACAAACCCGGCGTGCTGGCGCGCGTGGCGGCGATTTTCCGCGACAACAAGATCAGCATCGCCTCCGTGGTGCAGCCCGAGAGCCAGGCCGTGAACAACGTGCCGCTCATCATCACCACGCATGAGACGAAGGAATCCGCCCTGCAAAAGGCCCTGCGCGAAATCTCCCGCCTGCCCGAGGTGAAAACCAAACCGGTGGTGCTGCGTGTGGAGAATTTCGAATAA
- the rpoD gene encoding RNA polymerase sigma factor RpoD, with translation MSRKAKPAKTSEHSDAVEEAIEQAESTVGSSSADLGATGINEKIRHLIRLSKEQGYLTFDDINEALPDSVENQEEIDNVLSILNNLEIEILEPDQVEDYKQRLEEAEEEESRSSQHDILDDPVRMYLKQMGQVALLTREQEVEISKRIETAELKAQEVLFEAAIIGHYIADLGAKLLTREERFDRIVIDKKIESRDTYFKNLPKLVETTQKNETSVADSWAELLKAKGEDERKKIAAKHKKRENTLRSNFGKFFFKLKVYEEYLESKKETLAEIEKFFSQLDRAKHPKTKKDAAIDTKAINQRLKQIEQEFRVEPAGLLDIVKRANVHIREAHKAKTEMVEANLRLVISIAKKYTNRGLSFLDLIQEGNMGLMKAVEKFEYRRGYKFSTYATWWIRQAITRSIADQARTIRIPVHMIETLNKVMQVQKQLLQEYGHEPTPDEVADEMGLPVERVQQIMKMAQQPISLQSPVGDGDDTSFGDFIEDKSAENPYDMTAYSLLREKIIDVLDSLTDRERRVLSLRFGLIDGYSRTLEEVGKQFKVTRERIRQIEAKALRKMRHPTRIRQLHGFFDAEQIDNAQNLLQQVASAKKAGESIVPPHMQNKQP, from the coding sequence ATGTCGCGCAAAGCCAAGCCCGCCAAAACCTCCGAACACTCCGACGCCGTCGAGGAAGCCATCGAGCAAGCCGAGTCCACCGTCGGCTCCTCGTCCGCCGACCTCGGCGCCACCGGCATCAACGAAAAAATCCGGCATCTCATCCGCCTTTCCAAGGAGCAGGGCTATCTCACGTTTGACGACATCAACGAGGCCCTCCCCGACTCCGTCGAAAACCAGGAGGAAATCGACAACGTCCTCTCCATTCTCAACAACCTCGAAATCGAAATCCTCGAGCCCGACCAGGTCGAGGATTACAAGCAGCGCCTCGAGGAAGCCGAGGAGGAGGAATCGCGCTCCTCCCAGCACGACATCCTCGACGACCCCGTCCGCATGTATCTCAAGCAGATGGGCCAGGTCGCGCTCCTCACCCGCGAGCAGGAGGTCGAGATTTCCAAGCGCATCGAAACCGCCGAATTGAAGGCGCAGGAGGTGCTTTTCGAGGCCGCCATCATCGGCCATTACATCGCCGACCTCGGCGCGAAACTCCTCACCCGCGAGGAGCGCTTCGACCGCATCGTCATCGACAAGAAAATCGAGAGCCGCGACACGTATTTCAAAAACCTGCCCAAGCTCGTCGAGACCACGCAGAAAAACGAGACCTCCGTCGCCGACTCCTGGGCCGAACTGCTCAAGGCCAAGGGCGAGGACGAAAGGAAAAAAATCGCCGCCAAGCACAAGAAGCGCGAAAACACGCTCCGCTCCAACTTCGGCAAATTCTTCTTCAAGCTGAAGGTTTACGAGGAATACCTTGAGTCGAAAAAAGAAACGCTGGCCGAAATCGAAAAATTCTTTTCCCAGCTCGACCGCGCCAAGCATCCCAAGACCAAAAAGGATGCCGCCATCGACACCAAGGCCATCAACCAGCGGCTCAAGCAGATCGAGCAGGAATTCCGCGTCGAACCCGCCGGCCTGCTCGACATCGTCAAGCGCGCCAACGTCCACATCCGCGAGGCCCACAAGGCCAAGACCGAGATGGTCGAGGCCAACCTCCGCCTCGTCATTTCCATCGCCAAGAAATACACCAACCGCGGACTCTCCTTCCTCGACCTCATCCAGGAGGGCAACATGGGCCTCATGAAGGCGGTCGAGAAATTCGAATACCGCCGCGGCTACAAATTCTCCACCTACGCCACGTGGTGGATTCGCCAGGCCATCACCCGCTCCATCGCCGATCAGGCCCGCACCATCCGCATCCCGGTGCACATGATCGAGACCCTCAACAAGGTCATGCAGGTGCAGAAACAACTCCTCCAGGAATACGGCCACGAGCCCACCCCTGATGAAGTGGCCGACGAGATGGGTCTGCCCGTCGAACGCGTGCAGCAGATCATGAAGATGGCCCAGCAGCCCATCTCGCTGCAAAGCCCCGTCGGCGACGGCGACGACACCAGCTTCGGCGATTTCATCGAGGACAAGTCCGCGGAAAACCCCTACGACATGACCGCCTACTCGCTCCTCCGCGAAAAAATCATCGACGTGCTCGACTCGCTCACCGACCGCGAACGCCGCGTGCTCTCGCTGCGCTTCGGCCTCATCGACGGCTACAGTCGCACGCTCGAGGAAGTCGGCAAGCAGTTCAAGGTCACCCGCGAGCGCATCCGCCAGATCGAGGCCAAGGCGCTCCGCAAGATGCGCCACCCGACGCGCATCCGCCAGCTCCACGGTTTCTTCGACGCGGAGCAGATCGACAACGCGCAAAACCTCCTCCAGCAGGTGGCCAGCGCGAAAAAGGCCGGCGAATCCATCGTCCCGCCGCACATGCAAAACAAACAACCGTAA
- a CDS encoding DUF362 domain-containing protein, with protein sequence MRLFQAAPILLASLAVLLASAAPARAANPPPALAPVWEARLPGFDEGAYAAKVELLISKFEEETGHKLVPGAKKKVGLKIYTDSGPGMATPVPLVKAVIGAMERRGFASKDIFLVGLNQLRLRMTGYLPSLVAGETPFKGYPVYVLESGRFYDPVWFYDSPLPSRFDPIFAEKSVEGVDPDTTKEQDRKSFLATPLFLDADFWINLPVFTDHPILGINGALVNATLWNASNTARFFRSPANAPAAVAEMSAIPELRQTWMFSITSLEHYQFIGGPYFNSLYSVSEPMLWLSSDPVALDALMETRINRWRERAGFRPIPEEIQTINFAETLGVGSQRMPAGRIVRVDE encoded by the coding sequence ATGAGATTATTTCAGGCCGCCCCGATCCTTCTCGCGAGTCTCGCTGTCTTGCTGGCTTCCGCCGCGCCCGCGCGGGCCGCGAACCCGCCGCCGGCGCTGGCCCCGGTATGGGAGGCGCGGCTGCCGGGTTTTGACGAGGGCGCCTATGCGGCCAAGGTGGAGCTGCTGATATCCAAGTTCGAAGAGGAGACGGGCCACAAACTCGTCCCAGGCGCGAAGAAAAAAGTCGGCCTGAAAATCTACACCGATTCCGGCCCCGGCATGGCGACCCCGGTGCCGCTCGTGAAGGCCGTCATCGGCGCGATGGAACGGCGCGGCTTCGCCTCGAAGGATATTTTTCTCGTCGGGCTGAACCAGCTCCGCCTGCGCATGACCGGCTACCTGCCGTCGCTGGTGGCCGGCGAGACGCCGTTCAAAGGCTACCCGGTTTACGTGCTCGAATCAGGCCGGTTTTATGACCCGGTGTGGTTCTACGACAGTCCGCTGCCGTCGCGCTTCGATCCGATTTTTGCGGAGAAAAGCGTGGAGGGCGTGGACCCGGACACGACCAAGGAGCAGGACCGCAAAAGCTTCCTCGCCACGCCGCTGTTTCTCGATGCGGATTTCTGGATAAACCTGCCCGTTTTCACCGACCACCCGATCCTCGGCATCAACGGCGCGCTCGTCAACGCGACGCTCTGGAACGCCTCCAACACCGCGCGCTTTTTCCGCAGCCCCGCCAACGCGCCCGCAGCCGTGGCCGAGATGAGCGCCATCCCCGAATTGCGGCAGACATGGATGTTTTCGATCACGAGCCTGGAGCACTACCAGTTTATCGGCGGCCCGTATTTCAATTCGCTCTATTCGGTCTCGGAGCCGATGCTCTGGCTCAGTTCCGATCCCGTGGCGCTGGACGCCCTGATGGAAACGCGGATCAATCGCTGGCGCGAGCGCGCGGGCTTCCGGCCGATTCCCGAGGAAATCCAGACCATCAACTTTGCCGAGACCCTCGGCGTGGGGTCGCAACGCATGCCCGCCGGCCGCATCGTGCGCGTGGACGAGTAG
- the rpsU gene encoding 30S ribosomal protein S21, with product MSIEIKIRKNEPVDRAIRRLKKKLERENIIKGVRAKRYYEKPCEKRRRKEKVQAFTAMLRRRYEG from the coding sequence ATGTCCATCGAAATCAAAATCCGCAAGAACGAGCCGGTTGATCGCGCAATTCGCCGCTTGAAGAAGAAACTCGAGCGCGAGAACATCATCAAGGGTGTGCGCGCGAAGCGCTATTACGAAAAACCGTGCGAGAAACGCCGCCGCAAGGAGAAGGTGCAGGCCTTCACCGCCATGCTGCGCCGCCGCTACGAAGGCTGA
- a CDS encoding sugar phosphate isomerase/epimerase family protein, with translation MKNHPLKLLVATLLFGVFFIPAKAGANAPEAKNIGLQMYSLRGDIGKNAENIDTIIAAVGKMGYKYVEAASYDAKAGTIYGMTPAAFKAKIAAAGMFALSCHVSKRLADNPASTNWDEVWQWWAKCIATHKAAGMKYIVMPSMPKQPSQADLQIYCDYYNKIGEKCAAAGLKFGYHNHAYEFEHKLPGGVTMYEYMLQHTEPDKVFFEMDVYWAVMGRHSPVDLFKKYPGRFLVLHIKDDRELGESGMIGFEAIFKNLAAAGTKYLIVEVEKYNLPPVDSVKASLDYLNASSFVKKDYSGQ, from the coding sequence ATGAAAAACCACCCGCTCAAACTGCTCGTCGCGACCCTGCTTTTCGGGGTCTTTTTTATCCCCGCCAAGGCCGGCGCCAATGCGCCGGAGGCAAAAAACATCGGCCTGCAAATGTATTCCCTGCGCGGGGACATCGGCAAAAACGCCGAGAATATAGACACCATCATCGCCGCCGTTGGAAAGATGGGTTACAAATACGTGGAGGCCGCCAGTTACGATGCCAAGGCCGGCACAATCTACGGCATGACGCCCGCCGCGTTTAAGGCGAAAATCGCCGCCGCCGGCATGTTCGCCCTTTCCTGCCACGTCAGCAAGCGCCTGGCCGACAACCCCGCCAGCACCAACTGGGACGAAGTCTGGCAGTGGTGGGCCAAGTGCATCGCCACCCACAAGGCCGCCGGCATGAAATATATCGTCATGCCCTCCATGCCGAAACAACCCTCGCAGGCGGACCTCCAGATTTACTGTGATTATTATAATAAAATCGGCGAGAAATGCGCCGCCGCCGGACTCAAGTTCGGTTATCACAACCACGCCTACGAATTTGAGCACAAGCTCCCGGGCGGCGTGACCATGTATGAATACATGCTCCAGCACACCGAGCCGGACAAGGTGTTCTTCGAGATGGATGTCTATTGGGCGGTCATGGGGCGCCATTCGCCGGTCGATTTGTTTAAGAAATATCCCGGACGTTTTCTGGTTCTGCACATCAAGGATGATCGCGAACTGGGCGAGAGCGGCATGATCGGCTTCGAGGCCATTTTCAAAAACCTCGCCGCCGCCGGGACCAAATACCTGATTGTCGAGGTGGAAAAATACAACCTGCCGCCCGTCGACTCCGTAAAGGCGAGCTTGGATTACTTGAACGCATCTTCGTTCGTCAAAAAGGACTATTCGGGGCAGTAA